One window from the genome of Vicugna pacos chromosome 21, VicPac4, whole genome shotgun sequence encodes:
- the LOC102531664 gene encoding uncharacterized protein isoform X9: MVADIMRKKVKQKKKRIHRDRNQVTDIQVVVREKSMGIILRAQGELQNIDMGPAPGGCEEEGVYLAQRTKTDLKKGAIGLALVTHGVVAKRDMVQALESWEKERASHMLAPPGNLGRNMDLDLDQRVGEGKVMVVCHMDWRLVNRNQSLLSQGVQDKNLGLAPEVQEMVEGKAMQVVPAITVGVESHKLLLVLVRQVDLEGKDTNLAVPSQVINQEAVEDKVMDVSQEASPLDMVNMSLDPVASLLVRKDMGLEHVEDNREQVQVSPLAVGKMSLEEVSLLIMVNMDLVLVDTLQTVKKGQVQMNFPNVVNVDPAQVSPLALVNMNQAQVSPPALDNMGQAQVSPLALDNVGLAHISPLALENTSLDQGSLAMANMGLAQVNPLPLVNMDLAQVSLLALGMGQVQVSLLALNNMGPTQVNLLALDNIGLAQVNPLALDNMGQAQVSPLALDNMGQAQVSPLALDNMGLAQVSPLALDNMDLAQVSPLALDNMGLAQVSPLALDNMDLAQVSPLALDNMDLAQVSPLALDNMDLAQVSPLALGNMGQVQVSLPALNNMGPTQVNLLALDNMGLAQVSPLALDNMGQAQVSPLALDNMGLAQASPLALDNMDLAQVSPLALDNMDLAQVSPLALDNMGLAQVSPLALDNMGQAQVSPLALDNMGLAQVSPLALDNIGQAQVSPLALDNMGQAQVSPLVLAMNLVHISRLALENMSLDQGSLAMANMAPVQGNLLDLVNMGLVQASLQFMMNVS, translated from the exons ATGGTCGCCGACATCATGAGGAAGAAAGTGAAACAGAAGAAGAAGAGGATACATCGGGACAGAAATCAGGTTACAGACATTCAAGTTGTAGTGAGAGAGAAGAGCATGGGTATAATTCTGAGGGCTCAAGGGGAACTGCAAAACATAGACATGGGTCCAGCTCCAGGAGGCTGCGAGGAAGAGGGGGTTTATCTAGCTCAGAGAACCAAAACGGATCTGAAAAAAGGCGCCATAGGTCTAGCTCTGGTCACTCATGGAGTAGTGGCAAAGAGAGACATGGTTCAAGCTCTGGAGAGCtgggagaaagaaagagcaagTCACATGTTAGCCCCTCCTGGGAATCTGGGGAGGAATATGGATCTGGATCTGGATCAAAGAGTTGGGGAAGGAAAGGTCATGGTGGTCTGTCACATGGATTGGAGGCTAGTGAACAGGAATCAAAGTCTACTCAGTCAAGGAGTGCAGGACAAAAACTTGGGTCTAGCTCCAGAGGTTCAGGAGATGGTGGAAGGCAAAGCCATGCAAGTGGTTCCAGCAATTACAGTGGGTGTGGAAAGTCACAAACTGCTTCTAGTTCTTGTCAGGCAGGTAGATTTGGAGGGCAAGGATACCAATCTAGCTGTACCCAGTCAGGTTATCAATCAGGAAGCAGTAGAGGACAAGGTCATGGATGTCTCTCAGGAGGCCAGTCCTCTGGATATGGTCAATATGAGCCTAGATCCTGTAGCCAGTCTTCTAGTCAGAAAGGATATGGGTCTAGAGCATGTGGAGGACAACAGGGAACAGGTTCAAGTCAGTCCTCTTGCTGTGGGCAAAATGAGTCTGGAGGAAGTCAGTCTTCTAATTATGGTCAACATGGATCTGGTTCTTGTGGATACTCTTCAAACTGTCAAAAAGGGTCAGGTTCAAATGAATTTTCCAAATGTGGTCAACGTAGATCCTGCTCAGGTCAGTCCTCTGGCTTTGGTCAACATGAATCAGGCTCAAGTCAGTCCTCCGGCTTTGGACAACATGGGTCAGGCTCAGGTCAGTCCTCTGGCTTTGGACAATGTGGGTCTAGCTCACATCAGTCCTCTGGCTTTGGAAAACACAAGTCTAGATCAGGGCAGTCTGGCTATGGCCAACATGGGTCTGGCTCAAGTCAATCCTCTGCCTTTGGTCAACATGGATCTGGCTCAGGTCAGTCTTCTGGCTTTGGGCATGGGTCAAGTTCAAGTCAGTCTTCTGGCTTTGAACAATATGGGTCCCACTCAGGTAAATCTTCTAGCTCTGGACAACATAGGTCTGGCTCAGGTCAATCCTCTGGCTTTGGACAACATGGGTCAGGCTCAGGTCAGTCCTCTGGCTTTGGACAACATGGGTCAGGCTCAGGTCAGTCCTCTGGCTTTGGACAACATGGGTCTGGCTCAGGTCAGTCCTCTGGCTTTGGACAACATGGATCTGGCTCAGGTCAGTCCTCTGGCTTTGGACAACATGGGTCTGGCTCAGGTCAGTCCTCTGGCTTTGGACAACATGGATCTGGCTCAGGTCAGTCCTCTGGCTTTGGACAACATGGATCTGGCTCAGGTCAGTCCTCTGGCTTTGGACAACATGGATCTGGCTCAGGTCAGTCCTCTGGCTTTGGGCAACATGGGTCAAGTTCAAGTCAGTCTTCCCGCTTTGAACAATATGGGTCCCACTCAGGTAAATCTTCTAGCTCTGGACAACATGGGTCTGGCTCAGGTCAGTCCTCTGGCTTTGGACAACATGGGTCAGGCTCAGGTCAGTCCTCTGGCTTTGGACAACATGGGTCTGGCTCAGGCCAGTCCTCTGGCTTTGGACAACATGGATCTGGCTCAGGTCAGTCCTCTGGCTTTGGACAACATGGATCTGGCTCAGGTCAGTCCTCTGGCTTTGGACAACATGGGTCTGGCTCAGGTCAGTCCTCTGGCTTTGGACAACATGGGTCAGGCTCAGGTCAGTCCTCTGGCTTTGGACAACATGGGTCTGGCTCAGGTCAGTCCTCTGGCTTTGGACAACATAGGTCAGGCTCAGGTCAGTCCTCTGGCTTTGGACAACATGG GTCAGGCTCAGGTCAGTCCTCTGGTTTTGGCTATGAATCTAGTTCACATCAGTCGTCTAGCTTTGGAAAACATGAGTCTAGATCAGGGCAGTCTGGCTATGGCCAACATGGCTCCAGTTCAGGGCAATCTTCTAGATTTGGTCAACATGGGTCTAGTTCAGGCCAGTCTTCAATTTATGATGAACGTGAGTTGA
- the LOC102531664 gene encoding uncharacterized protein isoform X11 — protein sequence MVADIMRKKVKQKKKRIHRDRNQVTDIQVVVREKSMGIILRAQGELQNIDMGPAPGGCEEEGVYLAQRTKTDLKKGAIGLALVTHGVVAKRDMVQALESWEKERASHMLAPPGNLGRNMDLDLDQRVGEGKVMVVCHMDWRLVNRNQSLLSQGVQDKNLGLAPEVQEMVEGKAMQVVPAITVGVESHKLLLVLVRQVDLEGKDTNLAVPSQVINQEAVEDKVMDVSQEASPLDMVNMSLDPVASLLVRKDMGLEHVEDNREQVQVSPLAVGKMSLEEVSLLIMVNMDLVLVDTLQTVKKGQVQMNFPNVVNVDPAQVSPLALVNMNQAQVSPPALDNMGQAQVSPLALDNVGLAHISPLALENTSLDQGSLAMANMGLAQVNPLPLVNMDLAQVSLLALGMGQVQVSLLALNNMGPTQVNLLALDNIGLAQVNPLALDNMGQAQVSPLALDNMGQAQVSPLALDNMGLAQVSPLALDNMDLAQVSPLALDNMGLAQVSPLALDNMDLAQVSPLALDNMDLAQVSPLALDNMDLAQVSPLALDNMDLAQVSPLALDNMGLAQVSPLALDNMGQAQVSPLALDNMGLAQVSPLALDNIGQAQVSPLALDNMGQAQVSPLALGNMGQVQVSLPALNNMGPTQVNLLALGNVGQAPVSPLALDNMGLAQDSPLALNKKGQAQVSPLVLAMNLVHISRLALENMSLDQGSLAMANMAPVQGNLLDLVNMGLVQASLQFMMNVS from the exons ATGGTCGCCGACATCATGAGGAAGAAAGTGAAACAGAAGAAGAAGAGGATACATCGGGACAGAAATCAGGTTACAGACATTCAAGTTGTAGTGAGAGAGAAGAGCATGGGTATAATTCTGAGGGCTCAAGGGGAACTGCAAAACATAGACATGGGTCCAGCTCCAGGAGGCTGCGAGGAAGAGGGGGTTTATCTAGCTCAGAGAACCAAAACGGATCTGAAAAAAGGCGCCATAGGTCTAGCTCTGGTCACTCATGGAGTAGTGGCAAAGAGAGACATGGTTCAAGCTCTGGAGAGCtgggagaaagaaagagcaagTCACATGTTAGCCCCTCCTGGGAATCTGGGGAGGAATATGGATCTGGATCTGGATCAAAGAGTTGGGGAAGGAAAGGTCATGGTGGTCTGTCACATGGATTGGAGGCTAGTGAACAGGAATCAAAGTCTACTCAGTCAAGGAGTGCAGGACAAAAACTTGGGTCTAGCTCCAGAGGTTCAGGAGATGGTGGAAGGCAAAGCCATGCAAGTGGTTCCAGCAATTACAGTGGGTGTGGAAAGTCACAAACTGCTTCTAGTTCTTGTCAGGCAGGTAGATTTGGAGGGCAAGGATACCAATCTAGCTGTACCCAGTCAGGTTATCAATCAGGAAGCAGTAGAGGACAAGGTCATGGATGTCTCTCAGGAGGCCAGTCCTCTGGATATGGTCAATATGAGCCTAGATCCTGTAGCCAGTCTTCTAGTCAGAAAGGATATGGGTCTAGAGCATGTGGAGGACAACAGGGAACAGGTTCAAGTCAGTCCTCTTGCTGTGGGCAAAATGAGTCTGGAGGAAGTCAGTCTTCTAATTATGGTCAACATGGATCTGGTTCTTGTGGATACTCTTCAAACTGTCAAAAAGGGTCAGGTTCAAATGAATTTTCCAAATGTGGTCAACGTAGATCCTGCTCAGGTCAGTCCTCTGGCTTTGGTCAACATGAATCAGGCTCAAGTCAGTCCTCCGGCTTTGGACAACATGGGTCAGGCTCAGGTCAGTCCTCTGGCTTTGGACAATGTGGGTCTAGCTCACATCAGTCCTCTGGCTTTGGAAAACACAAGTCTAGATCAGGGCAGTCTGGCTATGGCCAACATGGGTCTGGCTCAAGTCAATCCTCTGCCTTTGGTCAACATGGATCTGGCTCAGGTCAGTCTTCTGGCTTTGGGCATGGGTCAAGTTCAAGTCAGTCTTCTGGCTTTGAACAATATGGGTCCCACTCAGGTAAATCTTCTAGCTCTGGACAACATAGGTCTGGCTCAGGTCAATCCTCTGGCTTTGGACAACATGGGTCAGGCTCAGGTCAGTCCTCTGGCTTTGGACAACATGGGTCAGGCTCAGGTCAGTCCTCTGGCTTTGGACAACATGGGTCTGGCTCAGGTCAGTCCTCTGGCTTTGGACAACATGGATCTGGCTCAGGTCAGTCCTCTGGCTTTGGACAACATGGGTCTGGCTCAGGTCAGTCCTCTGGCTTTGGACAACATGGATCTGGCTCAGGTCAGTCCTCTGGCTTTGGACAACATGGATCTGGCTCAGGTCAGTCCTCTGGCTTTGGACAACATGGATCTGGCTCAG GTCAGTCCTCTGGCTTTGGACAACATGGATCTGGCTCAGGTCAGTCCTCTGGCTTTGGACAACATGGGTCTGGCTCAGGTCAGTCCTCTGGCTTTGGACAACATGGGTCAGGCTCAGGTCAGTCCTCTGGCTTTGGACAACATGGGTCTGGCTCAGGTCAGTCCTCTGGCTTTGGACAACATAGGTCAGGCTCAGGTCAGTCCTCTGGCTTTGGACAACATGGGTCAGGCTCAGGTCAGTCCTCTGGCTTTGGGCAACATGGGTCAAGTTCAAGTCAGTCTTCCCGCTTTGAACAATATGGGTCCCACTCAGGTAAATCTTCTAGCTCTGGGCAATGTAGGTCAGGCTCCAGTCAGTCCTCTGGCTTTGGACAACATGGGTCTGGCTCAGGACAGTCCTCTGGCTTTGAACAAAAAAGGTCAGGCTCAGGTCAGTCCTCTGGTTTTGGCTATGAATCTAGTTCACATCAGTCGTCTAGCTTTGGAAAACATGAGTCTAGATCAGGGCAGTCTGGCTATGGCCAACATGGCTCCAGTTCAGGGCAATCTTCTAGATTTGGTCAACATGGGTCTAGTTCAGGCCAGTCTTCAATTTATGATGAACGTGAGTTGA
- the LOC102531664 gene encoding uncharacterized protein isoform X10, with protein MVADIMRKKVKQKKKRIHRDRNQVTDIQVVVREKSMGIILRAQGELQNIDMGPAPGGCEEEGVYLAQRTKTDLKKGAIGLALVTHGVVAKRDMVQALESWEKERASHMLAPPGNLGRNMDLDLDQRVGEGKVMVVCHMDWRLVNRNQSLLSQGVQDKNLGLAPEVQEMVEGKAMQVVPAITVGVESHKLLLVLVRQVDLEGKDTNLAVPSQVINQEAVEDKVMDVSQEASPLDMVNMSLDPVASLLVRKDMGLEHVEDNREQVQVSPLAVGKMSLEEVSLLIMVNMDLVLVDTLQTVKKGQVQMNFPNVVNVDPAQVSPLALVNMNQAQVSPPALDNMGQAQVSPLALDNVGLAHISPLALENTSLDQGSLAMANMGLAQVNPLPLVNMDLAQVSLLALGMGQVQVSLLALNNMGPTQVNLLALDNIGLAQVNPLALDNMGQAQVSPLALDNMGQAQVSPLALDNMGLAQVSPLALDNMDLAQVSPLALDNMGLAQVSPLALDNMDLAQVSPLALDNMDLAQVSPLALDNMDLAQVSPLALGNMGQVQVSLPALNNMGPTQVNLLALDNMGLAQVSPLALDNMGQAQVSPLALDNMGLAQASPLALDNMDLAQVSPLALDNMDLALGNMGQVQVSLPALNNMGPTQVNLLALGNVGQAPVSPLALDNMGLAQDSPLALNKKGQAQVSPLVLAMNLVHISRLALENMSLDQGSLAMANMAPVQGNLLDLVNMGLVQASLQFMMNVS; from the exons ATGGTCGCCGACATCATGAGGAAGAAAGTGAAACAGAAGAAGAAGAGGATACATCGGGACAGAAATCAGGTTACAGACATTCAAGTTGTAGTGAGAGAGAAGAGCATGGGTATAATTCTGAGGGCTCAAGGGGAACTGCAAAACATAGACATGGGTCCAGCTCCAGGAGGCTGCGAGGAAGAGGGGGTTTATCTAGCTCAGAGAACCAAAACGGATCTGAAAAAAGGCGCCATAGGTCTAGCTCTGGTCACTCATGGAGTAGTGGCAAAGAGAGACATGGTTCAAGCTCTGGAGAGCtgggagaaagaaagagcaagTCACATGTTAGCCCCTCCTGGGAATCTGGGGAGGAATATGGATCTGGATCTGGATCAAAGAGTTGGGGAAGGAAAGGTCATGGTGGTCTGTCACATGGATTGGAGGCTAGTGAACAGGAATCAAAGTCTACTCAGTCAAGGAGTGCAGGACAAAAACTTGGGTCTAGCTCCAGAGGTTCAGGAGATGGTGGAAGGCAAAGCCATGCAAGTGGTTCCAGCAATTACAGTGGGTGTGGAAAGTCACAAACTGCTTCTAGTTCTTGTCAGGCAGGTAGATTTGGAGGGCAAGGATACCAATCTAGCTGTACCCAGTCAGGTTATCAATCAGGAAGCAGTAGAGGACAAGGTCATGGATGTCTCTCAGGAGGCCAGTCCTCTGGATATGGTCAATATGAGCCTAGATCCTGTAGCCAGTCTTCTAGTCAGAAAGGATATGGGTCTAGAGCATGTGGAGGACAACAGGGAACAGGTTCAAGTCAGTCCTCTTGCTGTGGGCAAAATGAGTCTGGAGGAAGTCAGTCTTCTAATTATGGTCAACATGGATCTGGTTCTTGTGGATACTCTTCAAACTGTCAAAAAGGGTCAGGTTCAAATGAATTTTCCAAATGTGGTCAACGTAGATCCTGCTCAGGTCAGTCCTCTGGCTTTGGTCAACATGAATCAGGCTCAAGTCAGTCCTCCGGCTTTGGACAACATGGGTCAGGCTCAGGTCAGTCCTCTGGCTTTGGACAATGTGGGTCTAGCTCACATCAGTCCTCTGGCTTTGGAAAACACAAGTCTAGATCAGGGCAGTCTGGCTATGGCCAACATGGGTCTGGCTCAAGTCAATCCTCTGCCTTTGGTCAACATGGATCTGGCTCAGGTCAGTCTTCTGGCTTTGGGCATGGGTCAAGTTCAAGTCAGTCTTCTGGCTTTGAACAATATGGGTCCCACTCAGGTAAATCTTCTAGCTCTGGACAACATAGGTCTGGCTCAGGTCAATCCTCTGGCTTTGGACAACATGGGTCAGGCTCAGGTCAGTCCTCTGGCTTTGGACAACATGGGTCAGGCTCAGGTCAGTCCTCTGGCTTTGGACAACATGGGTCTGGCTCAGGTCAGTCCTCTGGCTTTGGACAACATGGATCTGGCTCAGGTCAGTCCTCTGGCTTTGGACAACATGGGTCTGGCTCAGGTCAGTCCTCTGGCTTTGGACAACATGGATCTGGCTCAGGTCAGTCCTCTGGCTTTGGACAACATGGATCTGGCTCAGGTCAGTCCTCTGGCTTTGGACAACATGGATCTGGCTCAGGTCAGTCCTCTGGCTTTGGGCAACATGGGTCAAGTTCAAGTCAGTCTTCCCGCTTTGAACAATATGGGTCCCACTCAGGTAAATCTTCTAGCTCTGGACAACATGGGTCTGGCTCAGGTCAGTCCTCTGGCTTTGGACAACATGGGTCAGGCTCAGGTCAGTCCTCTGGCTTTGGACAACATGGGTCTGGCTCAGGCCAGTCCTCTGGCTTTGGACAACATGGATCTGGCTCAGGTCAGTCCTCTGGCTTTGGACAACATGGA TCTGGCTTTGGGCAACATGGGTCAAGTTCAAGTCAGTCTTCCCGCTTTGAACAATATGGGTCCCACTCAGGTAAATCTTCTAGCTCTGGGCAATGTAGGTCAGGCTCCAGTCAGTCCTCTGGCTTTGGACAACATGGGTCTGGCTCAGGACAGTCCTCTGGCTTTGAACAAAAAAGGTCAGGCTCAGGTCAGTCCTCTGGTTTTGGCTATGAATCTAGTTCACATCAGTCGTCTAGCTTTGGAAAACATGAGTCTAGATCAGGGCAGTCTGGCTATGGCCAACATGGCTCCAGTTCAGGGCAATCTTCTAGATTTGGTCAACATGGGTCTAGTTCAGGCCAGTCTTCAATTTATGATGAACGTGAGTTGA